The DNA sequence ATCAACCAGCTCGATTACAATACCCTGCATCCCGAAGTACAGGGCAGCGTGTTCTTCAGCGCCAAAGACTTGCGGAAAAACCCGCTCGGTCTCATTCAGGCCCTCAGCAGCTACTACAATCGTTAAACGGAGTAAATGAAATAAGCCCCCGTAATACCGGAAGCAGTCATGCTTTCCCGGGTTGCGGGGGCTCTCCTTATTTGTGGAGGTAATTTGGCCTCTCCTGATAATGAAAGTTCGGCGATTCCATCCGGTTATCATAAGAGCTGTGGAAAATATGCGTCGCAGCTGGAGAAATCGGTGGGATCAGCCACGTCCAATCACCTGTGACTGCCCGATCCTTTTTCTTTTCCCTTTCCTCAAAGCGCTGGAATTGCTGGCTAGCGGTATGGTGATCAACGATGGAAACACCCTTTTCCTTGAATGAATGCAGCACGGCCACATTCAATTCTACCAGCGCTTTGTCTTTCCAGAGCGTCGCTTCCCGACTCGTGTCTAGTCCCATGAGCTGTGCCACTCTCGGAAGCATGTTATAGCGTTGTTGATCAGCGAAATTCCTCGCGCCAATTTCCGTTCCCATGTACCATCCATTGAAAGGAGCCGACAAATAATCGATGCCCCCGATTTCCATACGCATGTCAGAGACGATCGGGACCCCGTACCACTTCAGATGCAGATCGGCAAAATCAGCATTATCCGGATGAACGATCGGGACTTCGATCACCAGCTCGCGGGGAATCTCAAAAAATTGAGGTATACGTTCCCCGACCTGCACGACCAGCGGAAGAATATCAAAGTGAGTCCCTTCCCCCTTCCAGCCCAGGCTCTCGCACAGCTTGGTCAGTTCAAACGAAGCTGGATCACCCAAGACACCGTATTCCGTTTCATAGCCTGCGTAGCGGATTAACTGGTGATTCCAGATGCGAAGCTTCGGATTTCCTTCTTCATTTGGTGCAAAAACCGTAATCGTAGGACGTATCTTTCCCCCGTTGGAGGCGTACTCGATGTGGCGAAACAATGCCTTGGCCATCTGTTCCTCTGTCTCTACCTCTCGCGCGTCAAAAACATGCAACGTTTCCCAAAAAAATCGACCAATACAACGATTGCTGTTGCGCCATGCCATCTTCGCCCCATGCCGCAGCTCCTCCGATGTATGCTCGTAGGTGCCGTGCTCAGCAATCGACTTGCGTACTTCCATCAATCGTGACTCGATCTCTTGCGGTGTTTTCTCCAGCTCGCCGTAGCACGTGTGGATGAACCGCTCAGCGGCTTCCAACCTATCATGACGTTCCATAGTGCCCTCTTTTCACGCTCTTGTTGTCCCTATTATAATTTTTTGCTGACTTTATTACCAACCTCCTGGCTCATACGTCACATATCTGTAAGAAAACCTTTACGATAACCTATACAAGGAGGAGCGACACTGTTTTAGTGGATTGTTTCCTAGCTCTGGTTCGCATTGCCTTTGATTACGATTTTGGACATAGTAGTGACATAAAGCCTTGTTATCTTTAGCGTTGAGGTGTATTCGATGAAGCTGTTAATTATAGAAGATGACCGCCATCTTTCCGATACGATCCGGGAAACGACGCAGTCTATGTTTGAAACGACCCAGGCCTTTGATGGTGAGGAAGGCTTGTTTTTAGCTGCACAAAATATCTTCGATGTCATTATCTTGGATATCATGCTGCCTCACCTAAACGGGTACGAGGTACTCGAGCAGCTCCGCAAGCAACACGTGACTACTCCTGTCATCATGCTTACCGCAAAGGACGGAATCGATGACAAGATTCATGGCTTCAAAAAAGGAGCCGACGATTATTTGGTCAAGCCTTTTCATCGGGAAGAGCTCCTCTTGCGTCTGGAGGCCCTCATCCGCCGCAGCGTCGGAGATTTTACCGAGCAGACGATTCGCTTTAAGGACCTGCAAATGAATACAAAGAATTATCAGGTCAGCATTGGCGATGACGTTCTCAAATTGAGCGGCAAACAGTATGACCTGCTGGAGTATCTACTCAACAATCGCAATACCATTCTGACCAAAGAACAGATTTTTGACCGGATCTGGGGCTTTGATTCCGATACGTCCACATCGGTGGTCGAGGTGTATGCGAGCAATCTCCGAAAAAATTTAAAAAAGTACGGCTACGATAAATACATCAAGACATTCCGTGGTCTCGGATACATGCTGACCGAAGCAGGTGACGGTGATGAGTGAAAACAATATCATCAGCAGACAGCAAATGACCTTTGTGATATACAACTTTATTGCCTTTACCCTGATCTTCTCCATCTTTGGATTGATCATTTTCAGTCAAATGAAGCTGACTCTCTACTCCAAAACAGACGTCGATCTGTTCACTTTTAAAAGAAACATCGAGCAACAAGGGCTGCCACCTCTGCAACAAAAGCGTGCCTTTGGTCCACCAGAAAACAGACAGCCGGGCCCTGGCCCTATGCCATTCATGCCAAACCCACGGATCACGATCCTGACCTGGAACCAAAGCGGCGAAATCATCAACTCGGAAGGTAACACCGGGTATTACGACGATCTCTTTACTGATCTCGCGCTGACCAAGTCCGATCTACCCTCCACCATCATGATTGACGGTCAGTACCATTTCCGAACGCTGACGCTGCCCGATCCAAATCCGCAAGACGAGATCGCGACGATCCAGCTATTGGTCAACGTAGATGGCGAGCAGAACGTCATTCACAATTTTCAGACCCTGCTCATCCTCTGCTCCATCCTGTTCATTCTGTTGTCACTGGCAGCGAGCTTTATTCTGTCACGCAAAACGATGAAACCGATCATTCGCTCATGGAACAAGCAGGTCGAGTTTGTGGAAAATGCTTCGCACGAGCTGCGGACGCCTCTGACCATCATCCAGAACAAGGTAGAGCTATTGCTCACGACACCTTATGAGAAAATCATGGACAAGTTCGAGCATATCGCCCTGATCCTATCTGAGACCCGCCGCTTGTCCAAGCTGACGACCGACCTGCTGACTTTGGCGCGAGCAGACTCCAGCGAGACGCAGCTGATCAAGCAGCCTATAGAAGTGGATCCCTTTGTACAGCAAGTGTGCGAACCGTACATCGAATTGGCAGACTCGCAGTCCAAGCATTTGTGGGTCGAGACACAGTCAGATGCAACCATGCAAGCAGATAAAAGCAGAATTCATCAGCTAATGGTAATTCTCTTAGACAACGCGATCAAGTATACGGGGAAAAACGATAGCATCCTCGTCAAAACCGTTTCTGACGACCACTCGGTGACATTGGAAATCAGCGACACAGGAATCGGGATCAGTGAGGAAGGTTTACAGCAGATTTTCGACCGCTTTTATCGGGAGGACAAAGCACGCTCGCGGGAAAAAGGAGGGGCTGGACTAGGACTCTCCATCGCTCAGTGGATCGTGACCAGTCATCACGGGACGATCAAGGCTCTTCATAACCAGCCCAAAGGCACCATCATCCGAATCAAACTGCCGATCTAGTTACACGGCCTGTTATCGTCTCTCGTCTGACGAAAAGCAGGTCGTTTTTTTTGCTTCCGATTTTTAAGTTTTCTTTAAGTTTGTGTATTTATACTGTGAATCAAGCAAGACAGCCTGCCAAAAAGGAGAGTGAACATCCATGCAAAAAACAGCCCCACCAGCCTTTAAGGGCCGCGTAGAGCTCAAGCACGAGATTACCAAGATGGATTGCTTCCTTCTTCGACATAATCTACAGCACATCATGAAGCCGGATCCCCATGCGAATGAGAACGGCAAATATTTAATTCGTAGCGTTTACTTTGACAATCTCGATGACAAGATTCTCACACAAAAAAAAGAGGGCTATTACCGACGAGATAAATACCGGGTACGCCTCTACGATTACAAGACAGACTTCCTTCATTTAGAGAAGAAATCAAAGGTCGACAACCTGTGTCAGAAAACGAAATGCAGAATGACGGCAGAGGAATATGAGCGCATGCGGCATGGGGATATCGAATGGATGCAGGACGATCCCCGCGACCTCATCCGGGAATTGTACATCCAAATGACGCTGTTTCAGCTAAAGCCTATCACCATCGTCGATTACGAACGCGAGGTCTTTATCTACGAATATGGAAATGTGCGCGTGACTTTTGACAGTGCGATCAAGACCAGCTTCCGCAATAATGACCTGCTCAATCCTGACGTGATCATGATCGATACGTTGGAGCCAAATATGGTCGTACTCGAAGTCAAATACGATGAGTACCTGCCGGATATCATCCGCAAAATGCTGCAGGTGACGGACCGCAGAAAAAGTGCTTTCTCCAAGTATCAAATCAGCAGAATGTTTGGATAAGACAACACAGGAGGAAAAAAGATGAACACCAATACGATCAACTTTAGCGATATTTTCAAGTCGAGCTTTCTCGAAAACACGACCAGCTTTTCCGTGGTCGACTCCCTGATCTCTCTCGCGGCTGCCTTTGCCGTCGGACTATTCATTTACGTCGTGTACAAGAAAACATTTGCCGGTGTGATGTACTCCCATACCTTTAGCATCTCTCTGATCGTCATGACGATGGCTACCGCCCTCATTATTATGGGTGTCTCGTCCAACGTTCTGTTATCACTCGGGATGGTTGGTGCCCTGTCGATCGTTCGTTTCCGTACGCCGATTAAGGACCCGATGGATATCGTCTACATCTTCTGGGCCATTGCTTCTGGTATTTTGTGCGGTGCAGGCTTCGTTCCACTGGTCATCATCGGTGCGATCCTGATCGGTTTGGTTCTGCTGTTCTTCATCAATCGTCTGACGGTCGAAAATCCGTTTTTGCTGATTGTGCGCTACAACGATCCAGCCATTGAAAATTCGCTGGAACACATTGTTTCTGCTCAGTCGATCAAGCACTCCGTAAAATCCAAATCTGTGACTCCCGGCAATGACATGGAAATGATCTACGAGATTCGCGTAAAGAAAAACGATACGGGGTTCGTCAATAAAATCACGAGCATGGAAGGCGTGCAGTCAGCCATGATGCTCAGCTACGACGGTAATTTTACAGCGTAGATAACGGGTTCCGAGACGCGAGCATGGATTTCCCCTATGCTCGCTTTTTTCTCGGGAATGAATCGCAACGAAAGGAGCCCAACGGTCATGAAAAATAAATACATCGTGGCATCCGTCGCGTTTTTGCTGGTCATTTTCATCGTCGTCATGGGTGTATTCCCCAAGCTGGGGGTCACCATCCGGGAGCAGGGACAATCGTATGTGACGGATGTGTTCGACCAAAGTAAAGTGACAACGGTTGATATCACGATCGATGAAGCGGATTTGACCAAGATGCTGGAAAATCCACTCGAAGAAAAGATGTACTCCGCCGATGTGGTCGTGAATGGGGAGAAGGTAGAAAATGTAGGTCTTCGGACAAAAGGAAACCTGACCTTGCGTTCCGTAGCGCAAATGGAGGATTCCGATCGCTACAGCTGGAAGATCGACTTCGATAAGTATGTGGACGAACAAAATTTGCATGGCCTAAAGAAACTCAGTCTCAACAACAATTATTCCGATCCATCACAAATGAGGGAGTATTTGTCCTATTCGTTGATGCAGAAGATGGGGATTCCGACTCCTGCGTTCTCCTACATGTACGTCACCATAAATGGCAAAGAATGGGGGCTGTATCTCGGTGTAGAAGCAATCGAAGAGACATTTTTGGAAAGGAATTATGAAAATGCCCGGGGAGATTTGTACAAGCCGGAAGGAACCGGGAGTGATTTAAAGTGGATCAGTGATGACATCGACGATTATACCGGGATGAATTTGAAAACGAACCAGGATACCAAAGACCAGTCCGAGCTGATCGAAATGCTCGACGCCATCAATCACGGCGGTGACATCGAAAAATACGTCGATGTCGATGAAATGCTCCGGTACTTTGCAGTGAATACCGCTGTGGTCAACCTAGACCATTATCAAGGAAATCTGAAGCACAACTACTATTTGTACGAGGAAAACGGCATCTTCTCTATTTTGCCTTGGGATTACAACATGTCCTTTGGTGGGTTCGGCGTAGGAGGCATGGGTGGTGGTGGAGGTGGCCCCGGCGGTGGCATGGGAGACATGGCAGCCAATTTCCTGAGCGAGGCAAATATCAACTTTAGTATCACCAGACCCGTCTCTGGCACCAGCCTGGAAGATCGCCCACTGTTGAATGCTCTACTCTCTGTGGATGAATACCGGGAGAAATTTAACGGCTACCTGAAAGAAATTGCCACCAACTACTTCACAGAAGATTACATGGGAACGATGATGGCTGACATTTCAACCTTGATTGCTCCCTACGTGGAAAAAGATCCAACCAAGTTCTATACGACGGAGCAGTTTAAAGAAAGTGTGTCAGGCGAAAAGAGTCTCGTACAATTCGCAGTAAAACGTGCCGCTTCCATTCAGGCTCAGTTGTCTGGAGAACTGGTTGTCGAAGCCAATACCTCCAGCAATATGGGTGGGCCAGGCGGTGGCGGCAACCCTGGGGAGCCCCCGCAAATGGGCGATGAGCAAAACCAAGGAAATATGCAGCCTCCTCAGATGGGCAATGGACAAAACCGTGGCGAGCGCCCTCCTATGGGTGGTGGCGGACCAAATGGCAGATCTACAGCCAGCCAAGGGTATTCTATGAATACTATCATGGAAATATCGAGCTTCATCGTTATCCTCTTGGTAGGTATCGTCTATGCCTTTTTCTATAAACGAAGAAGGTCGTAGACAGAGCAAAGTCCGAGGGCATAGACCTCGGGCTTTTTTCCAATGTATTCATCCAAATACCACCTCACTTAAGACCCGCAAGATATTAACATTTTTACTTGATAAGTGCTGGAGTGTCCATGCTCAAATGTTCGGATCGACATATAGAAAAAGTGGCCCCATCTCGGGACCACTCTATCGTCAGTCTGTTATTTCCACGGAATCAGTTTGCGCTCGAGCCACTGCAAGACTCGGTTGAACGTCAGCCCGAGCAGGGAGAGAATCAATACGCCTACCATGAGCTTGGTCGTAATCATCAGGTTCCCGTAGTGCAGAACCATCGCACCGATCCCTTCCTGCGCCGCCACCATCTCGGCAGACACCAGCAAAAGCAGAGAGGTCCCCGCCGACAGCTTCAAGCCGGCAAAAATCATCGGCAACGAGCCTGGCAGAATCACCTTGCGAATGACGTTCAGATGATTGGAGCCAAACGTCACGGCTGCCTTGATCAGCATCGGATCGACGTTCTTCACGCCGGAGAAAGTGTTGATCACGACCGGGAAGAAAACACCCAGGGCAATAATCGCTACCTTTGGCATTTCGCCAATCCCCATCCACAGGATGATCAGGGGTAGCAGGGCGATCTTCGGAATCGGATAAATGGAATAGACGATCGGCGTCATAATCGCGTCGGTCCAACGGGAAAACCCGAGGATCAATCCCACGAGAACACCCAGAGCTGCCCCGATCGCATACCCGACTCCGATCCGATACAGACTCGCCACCAGATCTTTGTACAACTCGCCGCTCGCGATCATATCCCAAGCCGCTGTCAGGATCGCGGTAGGTGCAGGCAAAAACAACGGTGGAACGATTTCCAGGCGACAGATAATCTCCCAGAGTACGAGCAGACAAGCTATCCCCAAGACCGCTGCGTAGCTAGGGATTTTCGTTTCCAAAAAGGCTACACGGTTCGTAATGATTTGTCGTTGTTCAGACATCTTGTTACCCCTCCCTCGATGCTTCTTGGGCATCGTGGCGAATGAGCTGCCAGATCTGGTCGACATACTGTTCAAATTGGGCACGGTACTGCTCTTGATCCCGCCCAATTTTCGGCATGTCAATCTGAATGATGCTCTTGATCTGACCCGGATGTCTCGACAAGACAATCACCCGATCCGCCAAATAAACGGCTTCCTGAATGTTGTGCGTCACATAGAGCGTGCTCAGCTTGGTGCGATTCCAGATCGTCAGCAGCTCTTCCTGCATGATGGTGCGGGTCTGCGCATCCAGCGCTGAAAAAGGCTCGTCCATCAGCAGCAGATCAGGCTCAATCGCCAGCGCACGGGCGATACCTGCACGCTGTCTCATCCCACCGGACAGCTGCTTTGGATAGGCGCTCTCAAAGCCACTTAATCCTACCATCTCGATGTAATGCTTCCCTTTTTCCTGCTGTTCCTGCTTGCTGGCACCGCTCTCCTCCAGCCCGAAGATCACATTCTCATACACACTTCGCCACGGGAATAGGGCGATTTCCTGAAAAACGATTCCCAGGCTCGGTTTCTTGCCGTTCGTACCTTCGAAGTAGACCGTTCCGTTTGTTGGCGACATCAGTCCACCCACGATGTTTAGCAAGGTGGACTTACCACAGCCACTGGGCCCTACCAATACAACAAACTCTTCCTTTTCAATCGAAAAGTTGATGTTCTGC is a window from the Brevibacillus choshinensis genome containing:
- a CDS encoding nitric oxide synthase oxygenase is translated as MERHDRLEAAERFIHTCYGELEKTPQEIESRLMEVRKSIAEHGTYEHTSEELRHGAKMAWRNSNRCIGRFFWETLHVFDAREVETEEQMAKALFRHIEYASNGGKIRPTITVFAPNEEGNPKLRIWNHQLIRYAGYETEYGVLGDPASFELTKLCESLGWKGEGTHFDILPLVVQVGERIPQFFEIPRELVIEVPIVHPDNADFADLHLKWYGVPIVSDMRMEIGGIDYLSAPFNGWYMGTEIGARNFADQQRYNMLPRVAQLMGLDTSREATLWKDKALVELNVAVLHSFKEKGVSIVDHHTASQQFQRFEEREKKKDRAVTGDWTWLIPPISPAATHIFHSSYDNRMESPNFHYQERPNYLHK
- a CDS encoding response regulator transcription factor, translated to MKLLIIEDDRHLSDTIRETTQSMFETTQAFDGEEGLFLAAQNIFDVIILDIMLPHLNGYEVLEQLRKQHVTTPVIMLTAKDGIDDKIHGFKKGADDYLVKPFHREELLLRLEALIRRSVGDFTEQTIRFKDLQMNTKNYQVSIGDDVLKLSGKQYDLLEYLLNNRNTILTKEQIFDRIWGFDSDTSTSVVEVYASNLRKNLKKYGYDKYIKTFRGLGYMLTEAGDGDE
- a CDS encoding sensor histidine kinase, whose product is MSENNIISRQQMTFVIYNFIAFTLIFSIFGLIIFSQMKLTLYSKTDVDLFTFKRNIEQQGLPPLQQKRAFGPPENRQPGPGPMPFMPNPRITILTWNQSGEIINSEGNTGYYDDLFTDLALTKSDLPSTIMIDGQYHFRTLTLPDPNPQDEIATIQLLVNVDGEQNVIHNFQTLLILCSILFILLSLAASFILSRKTMKPIIRSWNKQVEFVENASHELRTPLTIIQNKVELLLTTPYEKIMDKFEHIALILSETRRLSKLTTDLLTLARADSSETQLIKQPIEVDPFVQQVCEPYIELADSQSKHLWVETQSDATMQADKSRIHQLMVILLDNAIKYTGKNDSILVKTVSDDHSVTLEISDTGIGISEEGLQQIFDRFYREDKARSREKGGAGLGLSIAQWIVTSHHGTIKALHNQPKGTIIRIKLPI
- a CDS encoding polyphosphate polymerase domain-containing protein, which translates into the protein MQKTAPPAFKGRVELKHEITKMDCFLLRHNLQHIMKPDPHANENGKYLIRSVYFDNLDDKILTQKKEGYYRRDKYRVRLYDYKTDFLHLEKKSKVDNLCQKTKCRMTAEEYERMRHGDIEWMQDDPRDLIRELYIQMTLFQLKPITIVDYEREVFIYEYGNVRVTFDSAIKTSFRNNDLLNPDVIMIDTLEPNMVVLEVKYDEYLPDIIRKMLQVTDRRKSAFSKYQISRMFG
- a CDS encoding DUF4956 domain-containing protein, which gives rise to MNTNTINFSDIFKSSFLENTTSFSVVDSLISLAAAFAVGLFIYVVYKKTFAGVMYSHTFSISLIVMTMATALIIMGVSSNVLLSLGMVGALSIVRFRTPIKDPMDIVYIFWAIASGILCGAGFVPLVIIGAILIGLVLLFFINRLTVENPFLLIVRYNDPAIENSLEHIVSAQSIKHSVKSKSVTPGNDMEMIYEIRVKKNDTGFVNKITSMEGVQSAMMLSYDGNFTA
- a CDS encoding CotH kinase family protein, which translates into the protein MKNKYIVASVAFLLVIFIVVMGVFPKLGVTIREQGQSYVTDVFDQSKVTTVDITIDEADLTKMLENPLEEKMYSADVVVNGEKVENVGLRTKGNLTLRSVAQMEDSDRYSWKIDFDKYVDEQNLHGLKKLSLNNNYSDPSQMREYLSYSLMQKMGIPTPAFSYMYVTINGKEWGLYLGVEAIEETFLERNYENARGDLYKPEGTGSDLKWISDDIDDYTGMNLKTNQDTKDQSELIEMLDAINHGGDIEKYVDVDEMLRYFAVNTAVVNLDHYQGNLKHNYYLYEENGIFSILPWDYNMSFGGFGVGGMGGGGGGPGGGMGDMAANFLSEANINFSITRPVSGTSLEDRPLLNALLSVDEYREKFNGYLKEIATNYFTEDYMGTMMADISTLIAPYVEKDPTKFYTTEQFKESVSGEKSLVQFAVKRAASIQAQLSGELVVEANTSSNMGGPGGGGNPGEPPQMGDEQNQGNMQPPQMGNGQNRGERPPMGGGGPNGRSTASQGYSMNTIMEISSFIVILLVGIVYAFFYKRRRS
- a CDS encoding ABC transporter permease; its protein translation is MSEQRQIITNRVAFLETKIPSYAAVLGIACLLVLWEIICRLEIVPPLFLPAPTAILTAAWDMIASGELYKDLVASLYRIGVGYAIGAALGVLVGLILGFSRWTDAIMTPIVYSIYPIPKIALLPLIILWMGIGEMPKVAIIALGVFFPVVINTFSGVKNVDPMLIKAAVTFGSNHLNVIRKVILPGSLPMIFAGLKLSAGTSLLLLVSAEMVAAQEGIGAMVLHYGNLMITTKLMVGVLILSLLGLTFNRVLQWLERKLIPWK
- a CDS encoding ABC transporter ATP-binding protein — encoded protein: MRIVVENVDKTFVDSKKREVTALQNINFSIEKEEFVVLVGPSGCGKSTLLNIVGGLMSPTNGTVYFEGTNGKKPSLGIVFQEIALFPWRSVYENVIFGLEESGASKQEQQEKGKHYIEMVGLSGFESAYPKQLSGGMRQRAGIARALAIEPDLLLMDEPFSALDAQTRTIMQEELLTIWNRTKLSTLYVTHNIQEAVYLADRVIVLSRHPGQIKSIIQIDMPKIGRDQEQYRAQFEQYVDQIWQLIRHDAQEASREG